The following coding sequences are from one Candidatus Nitrohelix vancouverensis window:
- the def gene encoding peptide deformylase, whose product MAVLEIARLGNPILRKVAEPVDLESLTQKDGELQRLIDDMIETMRHENGAGIAAPQVSRSLQIVVFECEGNERYPDRPDIPLTVLVNPVITRYSEETVMGWEGCLSLIDFRGLVPRSESIHLEAYDRWGQRIEMDVDGFRAIVIQHETDHLLGKVFLDRMTDMTQLAYQKEFETYWLQSDSIEV is encoded by the coding sequence ATGGCAGTTTTAGAGATTGCGCGTCTGGGCAATCCGATTTTAAGAAAAGTGGCGGAGCCTGTGGATCTTGAGTCGTTGACTCAGAAAGACGGCGAGTTACAGCGTTTGATCGATGACATGATCGAAACCATGCGGCATGAAAACGGCGCAGGCATTGCGGCTCCTCAGGTGTCCCGGTCTTTGCAGATCGTTGTGTTTGAATGCGAGGGCAATGAACGTTATCCTGACCGCCCGGATATTCCCTTGACGGTTCTGGTCAACCCCGTCATCACTCGATACAGCGAGGAGACGGTGATGGGTTGGGAAGGGTGTCTGAGTCTCATTGATTTCCGTGGCCTGGTGCCGCGCTCGGAGTCGATTCATCTGGAGGCTTATGATCGCTGGGGACAACGGATTGAAATGGATGTGGATGGTTTTAGAGCGATCGTGATTCAGCACGAGACCGACCATCTGCTGGGCAAGGTCTTTTTGGATCGCATGACGGACATGACGCAGTTGGCGTATCAAAAAGAATTTGAAACCTATTGGCTGCAATCCGATTCGATTGAGGTCTGA